A portion of the Mytilus galloprovincialis chromosome 12, xbMytGall1.hap1.1, whole genome shotgun sequence genome contains these proteins:
- the LOC143053518 gene encoding E3 ubiquitin-protein ligase TRIM71-like, producing the protein MAQTASKTCEVCVSAPGSQYCIDCEEYYCENCKFLHNRQKLSRNHQFQKASDLIPEGKSKCTEHKEELTLFCNTCNVPVCTRCVAANHNGHTFSEFVDVVAKLQGGNETKIRNKTEKANQNVQKIKESLRSFDNSLESVIKAIKDEGNMIKIMVDKNVAQMVALVREQSKQEKDKLMNMLSDAKSVLVAGQTLDKHRKELDKTRQDGRLVQKINNLKEEIDKLHINSLPEFPNISFSRKSVAEDDIRQLIGTYNISNCAPVHGYFYRCACGHDKIQPFSHKT; encoded by the exons ATGGCTCAAACTGCGTCTAAAACCTGCGAAGTTTGTGTGAGTGCCCCTGGATCACAATATTGTATAGACTGTGAAGAATACTATTGTGAAAATTGTAAGTTTTTACATAATAGGCAGAAGTTATCGAGAAACCATCAATTTCAGAAAGCGTCCGACCTGATCCCGGAAGGTAAATCGAAGTGTACTGAACACAAAGAAGAATTAACGTTATTTTGTAATACATGCAATGTACCAGTTTGTACCCGTTGTGTGGCAGCAAATCACAATGGGCATACATTTTCCGAATTTGTCGATGTAGTCGCGAAATTACAAGGgggaaatgaaacaaaaattcgAAACAAAACAGAGAAGGCAAATCAAAATGTACAGAAGATTAAGGAAAGTTTGAGATCATTTGATAATTCACTGGAGTCAGTTATTAAAGCAATCAAGGATGAAGGCAACATGATTAAAATAATGGTTGATAAAAACGTGGCTCAGATGGTTGCCTTGGTGAGAGAACAATCCAAGCAGGAGAAAGACAAGCTGATGAATATGTTGTCTGATGCTAAATCCGTGCTTGTTGCTGGACAGACCTTAGACAAACATAGAAAAGAACTAGATAAAACCCGACAAGATGGACGTTTGGTACAAAAGATCAATAATCTGAAAGAAGAAATTGACAAACTACATATAAATTCCCTTCCAGAGTTCCCCAATATATCCTTTAGTCGTAAATCTGTAGCTGAAGATGACATTAGACAACTGATAGGGACATATAATattag CAATTGTGCACCAGTCCATGGATACTTTTACAGATGTGCTTGTGG GCATGACAAAATTCAACCATTCAGCCACAA GACGTAA